The Streptomyces sp. Mut1 genome window below encodes:
- a CDS encoding helix-turn-helix domain-containing protein produces the protein MSPSPHLNELGEFLKARRSELTPRAVGLPDKAGKRRVAGLRREEVAQLAAISTDYYTRLEQGRLPASAPVLEAVAQALGLDEDQRRYLFGLAGKEADKPRRRARQRVQPQLRRVLEDLAATPAVVMGRRMDILAWNSLAAAMVTDFAAVPEKHRNYVRVLFTDPAMRTLYADWKSVARMAVAQLRMEAAKYPDDPRLTALVGELCVQDGDFRRWWAAHHVATLGVGTKVLDHPVAGRLSLDWDTLTAGTDPDQQLVLWTAEAGSPTYDRLRILASWAADHAISSAS, from the coding sequence ATGAGCCCATCACCGCATCTGAACGAGCTGGGGGAGTTCCTCAAGGCACGCCGATCCGAGCTGACCCCCCGCGCCGTGGGCCTGCCCGACAAGGCCGGAAAGCGCCGGGTGGCGGGTCTGCGCCGTGAAGAGGTCGCACAGCTGGCGGCGATCTCCACGGACTACTACACCCGACTCGAACAGGGGCGTCTGCCTGCCTCTGCCCCCGTACTCGAAGCTGTTGCACAGGCCCTCGGCCTGGATGAAGACCAGCGCCGCTACCTCTTCGGGCTCGCGGGCAAGGAAGCGGACAAGCCGCGCCGCCGCGCCCGCCAAAGGGTCCAGCCGCAGTTGCGCCGGGTGCTGGAAGACCTCGCGGCCACCCCGGCCGTCGTCATGGGCCGCCGCATGGACATTCTCGCCTGGAACTCCCTCGCCGCCGCCATGGTGACCGATTTCGCAGCCGTTCCGGAAAAGCACCGGAACTACGTCCGCGTCCTTTTCACCGATCCGGCCATGCGAACGCTCTACGCCGACTGGAAAAGCGTGGCACGCATGGCGGTTGCACAACTGCGCATGGAAGCAGCGAAATACCCGGACGACCCGAGACTGACCGCCCTGGTCGGCGAACTGTGTGTCCAGGACGGAGACTTCCGCAGGTGGTGGGCCGCCCACCACGTCGCCACCCTCGGCGTCGGAACCAAGGTCCTCGACCATCCCGTCGCCGGGCGGCTGTCACTGGACTGGGACACCCTCACCGCCGGCACCGACCCCGACCAGCAGCTCGTCCTGTGGACCGCCGAGGCCGGATCACCCACCTATGACCGGCTGCGCATCCTCGCCTCGTGGGCCGCCGACCACGCGATCTCGTCGGCCTCCTGA
- a CDS encoding (2Fe-2S) ferredoxin domain-containing protein has protein sequence MLEQPADENVPTADRAVPCRVVVCRDCCCGTVKVDADHAAQTARLREIAPVRISECLDVCDQANVVVVQPSAAARAAGARPVWLGLVNDPAATEDIVEWVRAGGPGVAARPEILDLYVIAAPRRVGTAAS, from the coding sequence ATGCTTGAACAGCCCGCCGACGAGAACGTACCGACAGCGGACCGGGCGGTCCCGTGCCGGGTGGTGGTGTGCCGCGACTGCTGCTGCGGGACCGTGAAGGTCGACGCCGATCACGCGGCGCAGACCGCGCGGTTGCGGGAGATCGCCCCGGTGCGGATCTCCGAGTGCCTGGACGTGTGCGATCAGGCCAACGTCGTCGTCGTGCAGCCCTCGGCGGCCGCACGGGCGGCAGGCGCCCGCCCGGTCTGGCTCGGGCTGGTCAATGACCCGGCAGCGACGGAGGACATAGTGGAATGGGTGCGGGCCGGCGGGCCGGGTGTCGCGGCCCGCCCCGAGATCCTGGACCTCTATGTGATCGCCGCGCCCCGCCGCGTCGGGACAGCGGCCTCATGA
- a CDS encoding (2Fe-2S)-binding protein translates to MDDVPMDDVPAYDVPADEVVEALRDVARLGGFFALDTVRGLASGSGSGSGEERLTREGFAARARTVNERYGTAETRIGVSIAHLGLAARLWSPVLACALVHGIVPVMTTVEWAGDGSALRLAGPRGSRVPPSGSSPADAVATQTDGVLQRVESHLPVKMAPRLLAGNSASALAGSAAQLLRSRPGLRAPLTELTRELLETGRLRGTGRITGPELTFRRRSCCLYYRAPNGSKCGDCCLVR, encoded by the coding sequence ATGGACGACGTACCGATGGACGACGTACCGGCATACGACGTACCGGCGGACGAGGTCGTCGAGGCGCTGCGGGACGTCGCGCGGCTGGGAGGCTTCTTCGCCCTCGACACGGTCCGGGGGCTCGCGTCCGGCTCCGGCTCCGGCTCCGGTGAGGAGCGTCTCACGCGGGAGGGTTTCGCGGCGCGGGCCAGGACCGTCAACGAACGCTACGGCACTGCCGAAACCCGTATCGGCGTCTCCATCGCCCACCTCGGACTCGCGGCACGCCTGTGGTCGCCGGTCCTCGCCTGCGCCCTGGTCCACGGGATCGTGCCGGTGATGACCACCGTGGAATGGGCCGGCGACGGCTCAGCCCTTCGGCTGGCCGGGCCGCGGGGCAGCCGCGTCCCCCCGTCCGGGTCGTCACCGGCGGACGCCGTGGCCACGCAGACCGACGGCGTCCTTCAGCGCGTCGAGAGCCACCTGCCCGTCAAGATGGCGCCGCGGCTGCTCGCGGGGAACTCCGCTTCCGCGCTGGCCGGTTCGGCGGCGCAGCTGCTGAGATCCCGGCCCGGCCTGCGGGCGCCGCTCACCGAGCTGACACGGGAACTCCTGGAGACCGGACGGCTGCGCGGGACCGGCCGGATCACCGGCCCCGAGCTGACCTTCCGCCGCCGCAGCTGCTGCCTCTACTACCGGGCGCCGAACGGCTCGAAGTGCGGGGACTGCTGCCTGGTCCGGTGA